The window TGAACCAGTCAGGCAGGCCGGCCTCTGGGATGTCCTGGCCGTAGATCGCCAGCTGGAGGAGCAACAGCCCGATATCCCAGCCGATGATGAACAGGAAGTAGAGGCCACCAGCGCCGACGAACGCGCCCAGCCGCGACCGCATCCCCGCAGAGAACCCCGTGGCGATGGCGACGTAGACGGCGCCGTAGACCAGGGTGAGGAGGGTAAAGAGGGTGAAGACGGCGGTGTCGAAGGAGTCGTAGGTGGCCAGGGCGATGGCGCCGGCGACGGCGTACCCGGCCAGCACCGCGGCCGCGACGACGCTCGTCCGGCCGAGGAACTTCCCGAGTACGGCCTCCAGCCGGGAGTTGGGGAGGCCGAGCAGGAGGCGGATACTCCCGCTCTCGCGCTCGCCCACGATGGTGTCGTAGGCGACCATGAGGCCGAACAGCGGGACGAAGAACACCGCCGGCTGTCGCATGCTGTTCAGGAGGGCTAGCGTGGTCGCCGGGGCGGTGCTGCCGTCGTCTATGTACAGGGTCGGGAAGAACTGGAGGGCCGCGAGCAGGGCCGCGAAGAGGCCGAACAGCAGGACCGACACCAGCAGCGAGTACGAGCGGACGGCGTCCTCGAAATCCTTCCGGAAGACGGCAGCGAGGCTCATATCCGCGGTTCGGTGACCTGCCCGTTCAATCTTTCCCGGGCGGCGGCTACCCGCCCGAACTATCACGCAGGCCCCACTCCACACGAGCAATGACCCAGAACGCCGTCGTCGCGGACCTGCTGGAGGAGATGGCCGACCGGCTGGAGGCGATGGACGTGGAGTACAAGCCACGGGCCTACCGCCGCGCCGCGGAGAACATCAGGGGCCACCCAGCCGACATCGCGGGGCTCGCGAGAGAGGGCGAGGCCGCCGTCCAGGAGATCGAGGGCGTGGGCGATGCCATCGCGGAGAAGGTCGTGGAGTACGTCGAGACCGGCGAAATCGAGGAACTGGCGGACCTCCGGGAGGAGCTCCCGGCAGATATCGAGGTGCTCACCCGGGTCGAGGGGGTCGGCCCGAAGACCGTCGGCGACCTGTATCGCGAACTCGGGGTCGAGACACTGGACGACCTCGAAACGGCCGCGGAGGCCGGCGAGATACAGGCGGTGAAGGGGTTCGGCCCGAAGACCGAACAGAACATCCTGGAGGGAATCGACTTCGCCCGCGAGAGCCACGGGCGCGAGTTGCTGGGCGAGGGACGGCCGCTCGCCGACCGCGTCATCAACCACCTGGAAGCGGCGAGTAGCGTCGAGCGCGCGGAGGCCGCCGGCTCCCTGCGACGCTGGCGGCCGACTATCGGCGACGTGGACGTGCTGGTGTCCAGTGACGACTCCGAGACCGTGTTCGACGCGTTCACCTCCTGGGACGGCACCGACCGCGTCATCGAGGCCGGCGAGGCGAAGGCATCCGTCCGGGCCGAGGGGCTCCGCGTCGACCTCCGCGTGGTCGACCCCGACGAGTTCGGCGCGGCGCTGCAGTACTTCACGGGCAGCCGCGACCACAACGTCCGTCTGCGAAACCGGGCCATCGAGCGGGGACTGACGATGAACGAGTACGGCGTCTTCGACATCTCGGACCTGAGCGACGAGGAACAGGACGAGGCCGGACCCCGGGCGGGCGAGCGCGTCGCGGGCGAGGCAGAGCGCGGGATGTACGCGGCCGTCGACCTGCCGTGGATGCCCCCCGAACTCCGCGAGGACCGCGGCGAGGTCGCCGCCGCCGCAGCCGGCGAGTTGCCCGACCTCGTCGAGCAGCCCGACGTGCGCGGCGACCTCCACCTCCACAGCGACTGGTCCGACGGGAA of the Haloglomus salinum genome contains:
- the polX gene encoding DNA polymerase/3'-5' exonuclease PolX, which encodes MTQNAVVADLLEEMADRLEAMDVEYKPRAYRRAAENIRGHPADIAGLAREGEAAVQEIEGVGDAIAEKVVEYVETGEIEELADLREELPADIEVLTRVEGVGPKTVGDLYRELGVETLDDLETAAEAGEIQAVKGFGPKTEQNILEGIDFARESHGRELLGEGRPLADRVINHLEAASSVERAEAAGSLRRWRPTIGDVDVLVSSDDSETVFDAFTSWDGTDRVIEAGEAKASVRAEGLRVDLRVVDPDEFGAALQYFTGSRDHNVRLRNRAIERGLTMNEYGVFDISDLSDEEQDEAGPRAGERVAGEAERGMYAAVDLPWMPPELREDRGEVAAAAAGELPDLVEQPDVRGDLHLHSDWSDGNNTIAEMAEGAAAFGHEYIAITDHATGPGMVGGVGLDDEELREQIAEVREVAGDADVDVFTGVEANIDAEGGLSVGDDVLDELDCVVASPHAALDGDGTDRVVAAIEHPATDIVGHPTGRQLNQRSGLDLDFETVGTAAAEHDVALEINANPHRLDLRGAAVKQVVEQGATIAIDTDAHRPESYAYIRYGVHTARRGWAEPGDVLNTQPASGIRQFLGL
- a CDS encoding ABC transporter permease subunit, whose amino-acid sequence is MSLAAVFRKDFEDAVRSYSLLVSVLLFGLFAALLAALQFFPTLYIDDGSTAPATTLALLNSMRQPAVFFVPLFGLMVAYDTIVGERESGSIRLLLGLPNSRLEAVLGKFLGRTSVVAAAVLAGYAVAGAIALATYDSFDTAVFTLFTLLTLVYGAVYVAIATGFSAGMRSRLGAFVGAGGLYFLFIIGWDIGLLLLQLAIYGQDIPEAGLPDWFSFIGMLNPSTAFMHAARTVIPAYREITFYPEASAAYAQGWVGFPILAVWIVLPLAFGYLRFQRFEV